The Anopheles marshallii chromosome X, idAnoMarsDA_429_01, whole genome shotgun sequence genome includes a window with the following:
- the LOC128718626 gene encoding beta-1,4-mannosyltransferase egh yields MLNSTSKHVLHCVLLFGLLFAFEIYCGGIKVKENSFVAIDPWEEYGTWTILLYMLRLLTFLTLPQVLFNFFGLVIYNAFPEKVIVKGSPLLAPFICIRVVTRGDYSELVKTNVQRNMNTCLDTGLENFLIEVVTDKPIGLPKHRRTREIVVPKEYKTKTGAMFKARALQYCLEDTVNVLNDNDWVVHLDEETLLTENSVRGIINFVLDGKHPFGQGLITYANENVVNWLTTLADSFRVSDDMGKLRLQFKLFHKPYFSWKGSYVVTQVHAEKAVSFDNGIDGSVAEDCFFAMRAFAQGYTFNFIEGEMYEKSPFTLKDFLQQRKRWLQGILLVVRSTSIPVRNKILLGISCYSWITMPLTTSNMIFAAIFPIPCPNLIDFVCAFIVGFNIYMYVFGVIKSFSLYRFGLVKFLACVLGALCTIPINVVIENVAVIWGLVGKKNKFYVVQKDVRALVTV; encoded by the exons ATGCTAAACTCCACCTCCAAGCACGTCCTGCACTGTGTGCTACTGTTCGGGCTGCTGTTCGCGTTCGAGATCTATTGCGGTGGCATCAAGGTGAAGGAGAATTCGTTCGTCGCGATCGACCCCTGGGAAGAGTATGGCACCTGGACGATCTTGCTGTACATGCTGCGGCTGCTCACGTTTCTAACGCTGCCGCAGGTGCTGTTTAACTTTTTCGGGCTCGTCATATACAACGCCTTCCCGGAGAAGGTGATCGTGAAGGGTTCACCGCTGCTCGCACCGTTCATCTGCATTCGGGTCGTAACGCGGGGCGACTACTCCGAGCTGGTGAAGACGAACGTACAGCGAAACATGAACACCTGTCTCGATACCGGGCTGGAGAACTTTCTGATCGAGGTGGTCACGGACAAACCGATCGGGCTGCCAAAGCACCGGCGGACGCGCGAGATTGTAGTACCGAAGGAGTACAAGACAAAGACGGGCGCCATGTTTAAGGCGCGCGCGTTGCAGTACTGTCTGGAGGATACGGTGAACGTGCTGAATGACAACGACTGGGTGGTGCATCTGGACGAGGAAACACTGCTGACGGAGAACAGTGTGCGTGGTATTATCAACTTCGTGCTGGACGGGAAGCATCCGTTCGGGCAGGGTTTGATAACGTACGCGAACGAGAATGTGGTCAACTGGTTGACGACGCTTGCCGATAGCTTTCGCGTGTCGGACGATATGGGGAAGCTGCGTCTGCAGTTTAAGTTGTTCCACAAACCGTACTTCAGTTGGAAGGGCAGTTACGTGGTAACGCAG GTCCATGCGGAGAAGGCAGTCTCGTTCGATAACGGCATCGATGGTTCGGTGGCAGAAGATTGCTTCTTCGCTATGCGTGCCTTCGCTCAGGGCTACACGTTCAACTTCATCGAGGGTGAGATGTACGAGAAGTCCCCGTTCACGCTGAAAGACTTTCTTCAGCAGCGTAAGCGCTGGCTCCAGGGCATCTTGCTCGTAGTCCGATCCACCTCGATTCCGGTGCGCAACAAGATCCTGCTAGGCATCAGCTGCTACTCGTGGATCACGATGCCACTGACCACGTCCAACATGATCTTTGCCGCGATCTTTCCCATCCCCTGCCCGAACCTGATCGACTTCGTATGTGCATTCATTGTCGGTTTCAACATCTACATGTACGTGTTCGGTGTGATCAAATCGTTCTCGCTGTACCGGTTCGGGCTTGTGAAGTTTCTTGCGTGCGTCCTCGGCGCCTTGTGCACCATCCCAATCAATGTCGTAATCGAGAATGTGGCCGTCATCTGGGGGCTAGTTGGGAAGAAGAACAAATTCTACGTGGTGCAGAAGGATGTGCGGGCGCTCGTTACGGTTTAA